The proteins below come from a single Treponema phagedenis genomic window:
- a CDS encoding protein-glutamate methylesterase/protein-glutamine glutaminase: MEEIRVLIVDDSALMRSLIEKIIVSSPVLTVADKAMNGRFALQKLERADPDVILLDLEMPEMNGVEFLKERKRLNIDIPVVILSSIAKEGAKITMDCLELGASDFVTKPSGADSANLHTVAKQIIDFVVAYGRQYQLKRRAGAAQKTPKDLSKLFSPTVSRGKERTSLFPTKKYEKPVPVCEPGNIEIIAIGISTGGPNALRQVFANISEDLPQPIVVVQHMPAGFTEEFAKSLNKICPLEVKEASDGDVIKKGRVLIAPGGRHMVVDKRPLATIAKIIDTPPENGHRPSVDVLFASIAKQFTNRALGIIMTGMGKDGARELTNLYAAGSRTIGQDEASSIVYGMPRVAYDMGGVMEQVSLENMAEAINNYGKKFA, from the coding sequence ATGGAAGAGATACGAGTTTTAATAGTAGATGATTCAGCTCTTATGAGAAGCTTAATTGAAAAAATTATAGTTAGTTCTCCTGTTCTTACTGTTGCCGATAAGGCAATGAATGGACGCTTTGCATTACAAAAGCTCGAAAGAGCCGATCCCGATGTTATTTTATTAGATTTGGAAATGCCGGAAATGAACGGGGTTGAATTCTTAAAAGAACGCAAACGCCTTAATATTGATATTCCTGTTGTAATCCTTTCCAGTATTGCTAAAGAAGGGGCAAAAATTACGATGGATTGTTTAGAGCTTGGCGCCAGTGATTTTGTTACAAAACCTTCGGGAGCGGACTCTGCAAACTTACACACGGTAGCAAAGCAAATCATAGACTTTGTGGTAGCGTACGGACGGCAATATCAGTTAAAAAGAAGAGCGGGAGCCGCACAAAAAACACCGAAAGATTTAAGCAAGTTATTCTCTCCAACGGTAAGCAGAGGTAAAGAACGCACCTCCTTATTTCCGACAAAAAAATACGAAAAACCGGTACCTGTCTGCGAACCGGGTAATATTGAAATTATTGCAATCGGAATTTCCACCGGAGGGCCGAATGCGTTACGACAAGTATTTGCAAATATTAGTGAAGACTTACCGCAACCCATAGTAGTGGTACAACACATGCCGGCAGGTTTTACCGAAGAGTTTGCAAAAAGTCTTAATAAAATTTGTCCGCTGGAAGTAAAAGAAGCAAGCGACGGAGATGTTATTAAAAAGGGCAGAGTACTCATTGCTCCCGGCGGTAGGCATATGGTTGTCGACAAACGCCCGCTTGCAACAATAGCAAAAATTATTGATACTCCTCCAGAAAACGGACACCGCCCAAGCGTTGATGTATTGTTTGCCTCAATTGCAAAGCAATTTACAAACAGAGCGCTGGGAATTATCATGACAGGCATGGGGAAAGACGGAGCCCGAGAACTTACCAATTTATATGCGGCAGGATCCCGAACTATCGGACAGGATGAAGCTTCGTCAATTGTCTATGGAATGCCGCGCGTTGCCTATGATATGGGTGGCGTTATGGAGCAAGTTTCTTTAGAAAACATGGCAGAGGCCATCAATAATTACGGAAAGAAATTTGCTTAA
- a CDS encoding transglutaminase domain-containing protein, whose protein sequence is MSSNFSRLFRKSPLFRFFMLIFTLAVIGGGFSFFISLIKKKPVITEIKPELFTRGQEITIYGEHFGEPSDFTWIKIGDQKLASATCRQWNNSSISFTVPEASHEKLLSVHVNGKSSNLKFLADTDMLPAYHHKKNVFLQPQIESSNTDAAEIGKIISLYGKNFGTARNGALVVFTAANEILNKTVKLSDHPSINGAICSPVNFDYDYWSDRELRIRVPDGASSGNIFIITDQGTSNPYPFKLKNRVGSKIYTDKRSYQVVEEIEISNIVASKPNTFFIRMPIPPITGVQNNISILSIKPKPFVENFQDSTLHRFSDLEEGTNIRIRQEYMLDRYKVETKINPAAVRINAKMNEPLYAAYTASDTFIPANDEVIQKQSQSIVKNERNPYLKAKKIYTFLLNNIKPKQGNPEDAGKPIIAALESKLADAYDMSLLFCALTRAAGIPSVPTAGIVIDSNKNTYLHWWAEFYLEGFGWIPVDLGLACNMPFDSGVQDKKNWYFGNIDAFHIAFSRGIQRQTPMISNGRIVSGKRSYALRTIWEETTPSISAYTSLWRTPKVIAVY, encoded by the coding sequence ATGAGTAGTAATTTTTCTCGTCTTTTTAGGAAATCTCCTCTTTTTCGGTTTTTCATGCTTATTTTTACTCTTGCGGTAATTGGAGGAGGTTTTTCTTTTTTTATCTCTTTAATTAAAAAAAAACCTGTCATAACGGAAATAAAACCGGAGCTTTTTACTCGCGGACAAGAAATTACTATTTACGGAGAACATTTCGGGGAACCCTCCGATTTTACATGGATTAAAATCGGCGACCAGAAATTAGCTTCCGCAACGTGCCGACAATGGAATAATTCTTCTATCAGTTTTACCGTTCCCGAGGCAAGTCATGAAAAACTTTTATCGGTACATGTAAACGGAAAATCAAGCAATCTGAAATTTTTGGCGGACACGGATATGTTGCCTGCCTATCACCATAAAAAAAATGTTTTTTTGCAGCCTCAAATCGAGAGCAGCAATACCGATGCCGCTGAAATAGGAAAAATAATCTCTTTATACGGTAAAAATTTCGGAACCGCAAGAAACGGCGCTCTCGTTGTTTTTACTGCTGCAAATGAAATTCTTAATAAAACAGTAAAACTTTCGGATCATCCGTCAATAAACGGTGCTATTTGTTCACCCGTTAACTTTGATTATGATTATTGGAGCGACCGAGAGTTGCGAATTCGGGTTCCCGATGGAGCGAGTTCGGGGAATATTTTTATCATTACAGATCAAGGGACAAGCAATCCCTATCCTTTTAAGCTTAAAAACAGGGTCGGCTCTAAAATTTATACCGATAAACGCAGCTATCAGGTTGTGGAAGAAATTGAGATTTCAAATATTGTTGCGTCAAAACCGAATACGTTTTTTATACGCATGCCAATCCCTCCGATAACAGGAGTGCAAAATAATATTTCAATTCTTTCAATCAAACCGAAGCCCTTTGTGGAAAATTTCCAAGATTCTACTTTACACCGCTTTAGCGATCTTGAAGAAGGTACCAACATCAGAATTCGACAGGAGTATATGCTTGATCGCTATAAAGTTGAAACAAAAATAAATCCAGCAGCGGTTAGAATTAATGCAAAAATGAATGAACCACTTTATGCCGCATACACCGCTTCCGATACTTTTATTCCCGCAAATGATGAAGTTATTCAAAAGCAATCTCAATCAATTGTTAAAAATGAAAGAAATCCGTATTTAAAAGCAAAAAAAATATATACTTTTTTATTAAACAATATAAAACCTAAACAGGGGAATCCTGAAGATGCCGGAAAACCTATTATTGCTGCCTTAGAATCAAAACTTGCAGATGCTTATGATATGAGTCTGCTTTTTTGCGCTCTTACCCGAGCGGCGGGGATCCCCTCGGTACCAACCGCAGGAATTGTTATTGATTCAAATAAAAATACATATTTGCACTGGTGGGCTGAATTTTATCTGGAAGGGTTTGGCTGGATTCCGGTTGATTTAGGGCTAGCTTGTAACATGCCTTTTGATTCCGGAGTTCAGGATAAAAAAAATTGGTATTTTGGCAACATTGATGCATTTCATATTGCCTTTTCAAGAGGAATACAAAGACAAACTCCGATGATTTCAAACGGAAGAATTGTTTCGGGCAAAAGGAGCTATGCTCTTCGCACAATTTGGGAAGAAACGACCCCGAGTATTTCAGCGTATACTTCTTTGTGGCGCACGCCGAAGGTTATTGCAGTTTATTAA
- a CDS encoding Crp/Fnr family transcriptional regulator: MLRLSFVNFKKGSYILIEGKTDTDRFYIIQSGNVQIAKQIEVVAEEGGSVLGPGDFLGVIACMARHNQIETAIAITDVVLIAVRYDQFSELIEKNTPVAMKIIYSFTKKMRYLDEALTRITLKKNIDMDVSHLFTIGEYYLRMSKFELALYAYFHYLKESPEGTYADAARKRFMAIKSMGVKVSIDMLEPNTKEMTRVYDREAMIFCECQPGAELYIIQKGHVKITKIVDNDEVLLAVLKEGDMFGEMALLENKPRSASAIATAGGCQLLAVNRNNFNQMVATQPQLIARLTTTLADRIWVMYKQLANTCIRDTTEKMYDMLAIQLEKARSKPEAGKTHTFNFGPVELANMCGIPKNMVAQAVSDFLGEPIIRCVDDKISVTDELELMKQAAYFKKMQVIERSRKDAKNKPSSYW, translated from the coding sequence TTGTTACGGTTGTCTTTTGTTAATTTTAAGAAAGGGTCATACATTCTAATAGAAGGAAAAACCGATACTGATCGTTTTTATATTATTCAAAGCGGAAACGTACAAATAGCCAAACAAATTGAGGTTGTGGCTGAAGAAGGCGGCAGTGTATTGGGGCCGGGTGACTTTTTGGGCGTTATTGCCTGTATGGCACGGCATAACCAAATTGAGACAGCGATCGCGATAACGGATGTAGTACTCATCGCCGTCCGCTATGATCAGTTTTCGGAACTTATTGAAAAAAACACCCCGGTTGCAATGAAAATTATTTACTCATTTACAAAGAAAATGCGCTATTTAGATGAAGCTCTTACCCGTATTACCTTGAAGAAAAATATTGATATGGATGTTTCGCATCTTTTTACCATCGGTGAATATTATTTGCGAATGTCCAAATTTGAGCTTGCGCTCTATGCATATTTTCATTATTTAAAAGAAAGTCCTGAAGGGACGTATGCGGATGCTGCGCGAAAACGATTTATGGCAATCAAATCAATGGGGGTCAAAGTTTCCATAGATATGTTGGAGCCGAATACCAAAGAAATGACTCGTGTTTACGATCGGGAAGCAATGATTTTTTGCGAATGTCAACCGGGAGCGGAACTGTATATTATTCAAAAAGGGCATGTAAAAATAACCAAAATTGTTGACAATGACGAGGTGCTTTTAGCGGTACTGAAAGAAGGTGATATGTTTGGAGAAATGGCTTTGCTTGAAAATAAGCCACGCTCTGCAAGTGCTATTGCAACCGCCGGCGGTTGTCAACTTTTAGCGGTAAACCGAAATAACTTTAACCAAATGGTTGCAACTCAACCGCAGCTTATTGCCCGTCTTACCACAACACTGGCAGACAGAATCTGGGTAATGTACAAACAGCTTGCTAACACCTGTATCAGAGATACAACAGAAAAAATGTATGATATGCTTGCAATCCAGCTTGAGAAAGCGCGGAGCAAACCTGAAGCAGGCAAAACTCATACGTTTAACTTTGGTCCTGTGGAGTTGGCAAATATGTGCGGTATACCGAAAAACATGGTAGCGCAAGCAGTTTCAGACTTTTTAGGTGAGCCGATTATTCGTTGTGTTGATGATAAGATATCCGTTACCGATGAGCTTGAACTTATGAAGCAGGCGGCCTATTTTAAAAAGATGCAAGTCATTGAGCGCTCACGCAAAGATGCGAAAAACAAACCCTCATCTTATTGGTAA
- a CDS encoding integrase core domain-containing protein produces MKFEMRQPGAGVIVHSDAGSQFTSIAYKQTLGKFKAIQSMSDVGKCYDNARMESFFATLKKELLYRIDTTKMMRKQVKTLVWQYTMVYYNRKRISTVNEDGLPPTLYRLKVTKKKNVVA; encoded by the coding sequence GTGAAATTTGAAATGAGGCAGCCTGGAGCCGGAGTCATAGTTCACAGTGATGCCGGAAGCCAATTTACAAGCATAGCGTATAAACAAACGCTTGGAAAATTCAAAGCTATCCAAAGCATGAGTGATGTTGGAAAATGTTATGACAATGCGCGCATGGAAAGTTTTTTTGCAACATTAAAGAAAGAACTTTTATATAGAATAGATACAACAAAGATGATGCGGAAACAAGTGAAAACGCTTGTATGGCAATACACCATGGTCTATTACAACCGGAAAAGAATCAGTACGGTTAATGAGGATGGCTTACCGCCGACATTGTATCGGCTGAAAGTCACAAAGAAAAAGAATGTAGTGGCTTGA
- a CDS encoding DUF192 domain-containing protein, with product MRILSIVFSCITIYAACAAEKKLHTEVIHIINSQGISKTLIVELARTQAEQERGFMERTEIPDGTGMLFVYQKDSVLHFWMKNTPHPLSIAYVDSKGKIREIRSLKPFSLEPISSSSSVRYALEVPEGWFERNGIKKGDSLSQESLALLQR from the coding sequence GTGAGAATTTTATCAATAGTTTTTAGTTGTATAACGATTTATGCAGCCTGTGCAGCGGAAAAAAAACTGCACACAGAAGTTATTCATATCATCAATTCGCAGGGAATATCCAAGACGCTTATTGTCGAACTTGCCCGCACACAGGCGGAACAAGAACGAGGGTTTATGGAACGCACTGAAATTCCTGACGGCACCGGTATGCTCTTTGTGTATCAAAAGGATTCTGTTCTTCACTTTTGGATGAAAAACACTCCGCATCCTCTTTCAATTGCCTATGTTGATTCTAAAGGAAAAATCAGAGAAATTCGATCTCTCAAACCATTCAGCCTTGAACCGATATCAAGCAGCAGCTCCGTGCGCTATGCGTTGGAAGTACCGGAAGGCTGGTTTGAACGCAACGGCATAAAAAAAGGAGACAGCTTATCACAAGAAAGCCTTGCATTGTTACAACGCTAA
- a CDS encoding CheR family methyltransferase, whose product MTVLTDTEFNNFKTLIYNESGITFSATNRPILENRIQERLRETGILKVEDYYNKVLKEQEEQKVLLDSVTTNLTRFFRNQPHFDALINYIIPELVKIKKAQGKNKILVWSAGCSTGEEPYTIAMILYRYLPKEFTAEVLASDLSLKSLMVAKQGFYQENKVVGVPEDYLTAYFKKQDNGYQINPEIMSMVKFDYHNLKHEPNRRGIDILFCRNVLIYFDEAAQKAVVNRFYDAMSPKSFLFIGHSESLFGMNTKFEFLKTDWACLYKKDI is encoded by the coding sequence ATGACAGTATTAACGGATACCGAGTTTAATAACTTTAAAACATTAATTTATAATGAAAGCGGTATAACATTCTCTGCAACAAACCGCCCCATTTTGGAAAATAGAATTCAGGAACGCTTGCGCGAAACCGGCATTTTAAAAGTAGAAGATTACTACAATAAAGTGCTTAAAGAGCAGGAAGAGCAAAAGGTGTTATTGGATTCTGTTACTACAAACTTAACCCGCTTTTTCAGAAACCAACCTCATTTTGATGCGCTCATAAACTACATTATTCCCGAACTCGTGAAAATAAAAAAAGCTCAAGGGAAAAATAAAATTCTGGTATGGAGCGCAGGTTGTTCAACAGGAGAAGAGCCTTATACCATTGCAATGATTTTGTATAGGTATTTGCCGAAGGAATTCACTGCGGAAGTTTTAGCCTCTGATCTGTCGCTAAAATCACTTATGGTAGCAAAACAAGGGTTTTATCAAGAAAATAAGGTTGTCGGAGTACCTGAAGATTATTTAACGGCTTATTTTAAAAAACAAGACAACGGATACCAGATTAATCCTGAAATCATGAGTATGGTAAAATTTGATTATCATAACTTAAAGCATGAACCGAATAGACGCGGAATTGATATTCTTTTTTGCAGAAACGTACTCATTTATTTTGATGAGGCAGCTCAAAAAGCCGTGGTGAATCGATTTTATGATGCTATGTCGCCAAAGTCTTTTTTATTTATTGGGCATTCAGAATCTCTTTTTGGGATGAATACAAAATTTGAATTTTTGAAAACCGACTGGGCTTGTTTATATAAAAAAGATATTTAG
- a CDS encoding cysteine--tRNA ligase, with product MSLRVYNTLGKKIEEFKPLSGMKVGFYGCGPTVYNYAHIGNLRAYVFQDILTRTLSFLGYDVTHVMNITDVGHLSGDNDEGEDKMVKSAKERGKSVMQIADYYTKAFFTDTERLNILKPTIVCKATDHIPEMIALIKRLEERGHTYFSEGNLYYDISTFPDYGKMAGFTLDELKAGARVAIDKNKKNPHDFVLWFTQSKFENQALLWDSPWGKGYPGWHIECSAMSMKYLGEQFEIHSGGIDHIRIHHTNEIAQSEGATGKPWVKYWMHNEFLVMNKGKMSKSSGEFITLQAVIDKGFDPIDYRFLLLGGHYRSQLTFSWEAMETAKNARKSLQQRIENLKSGIENLSLIEEKISASDAEKLLRNSPALPYFESFVQALEDDLSTPRAISEMQQLIKDKTISAEDRLKTLSIFDQIFGLNLFEKSESNSNKQESAMDEQSILTLIQERTDAKNAKNYQRADEIRDELRTKGIILEDTPKGTVWKRI from the coding sequence ATGTCATTACGAGTGTATAATACATTAGGGAAAAAAATTGAAGAATTTAAGCCGCTCAGCGGAATGAAGGTCGGGTTTTACGGTTGCGGTCCAACTGTTTATAATTATGCGCATATCGGTAATTTGCGCGCCTATGTTTTTCAGGATATCCTAACACGAACTCTATCCTTTTTGGGCTATGATGTTACACATGTTATGAATATTACCGATGTCGGGCACCTCTCGGGTGATAATGACGAGGGGGAAGACAAAATGGTTAAATCTGCAAAAGAACGCGGCAAGTCGGTAATGCAAATTGCGGATTATTACACTAAAGCTTTCTTTACCGATACTGAGCGGCTGAATATATTAAAACCGACTATTGTCTGTAAAGCAACCGATCATATCCCCGAAATGATAGCCCTTATAAAAAGGCTTGAAGAGCGCGGGCATACCTATTTTTCAGAAGGCAATTTATATTACGATATTTCTACCTTTCCGGATTACGGGAAAATGGCGGGTTTTACCCTTGATGAGTTAAAGGCGGGAGCCCGTGTTGCTATTGATAAAAATAAAAAAAATCCGCACGATTTTGTGCTTTGGTTTACACAGAGCAAATTTGAAAATCAAGCTCTTTTATGGGATTCTCCTTGGGGCAAGGGGTATCCGGGATGGCATATTGAATGCTCAGCAATGAGTATGAAATATCTCGGAGAACAATTTGAGATTCACTCCGGCGGGATTGATCATATACGTATTCACCACACAAATGAAATAGCGCAGTCGGAAGGCGCAACCGGCAAACCTTGGGTAAAATATTGGATGCACAATGAATTCCTTGTTATGAATAAAGGGAAAATGTCAAAATCAAGCGGAGAGTTTATTACATTACAAGCGGTAATTGATAAAGGGTTTGATCCGATAGACTACCGTTTTTTACTTTTGGGAGGACATTACCGAAGTCAACTTACCTTTTCATGGGAAGCAATGGAAACCGCAAAAAATGCGCGGAAAAGCCTTCAGCAGCGAATTGAAAATCTTAAAAGCGGTATAGAAAATCTTTCTCTCATTGAAGAAAAAATATCCGCTTCCGATGCCGAAAAACTGCTTCGGAATTCTCCTGCATTACCGTATTTTGAGTCTTTTGTGCAAGCTCTTGAAGATGACTTATCAACTCCGCGTGCCATTTCTGAAATGCAACAACTTATAAAAGACAAAACAATTTCCGCTGAAGACCGATTAAAAACACTTTCAATTTTTGATCAGATTTTTGGCTTAAATCTTTTTGAAAAATCGGAGTCGAACAGCAACAAGCAAGAATCCGCAATGGATGAGCAGAGCATTTTAACGCTGATACAAGAAAGAACTGATGCGAAAAACGCAAAAAACTATCAACGTGCAGATGAAATTCGGGACGAGTTGCGTACGAAAGGAATAATACTTGAAGATACACCGAAAGGGACCGTTTGGAAAAGAATATAG
- a CDS encoding ABC transporter substrate-binding protein encodes MKKLIRMVFVGCVLCGLSACANKQESSVITLNYWTHDDPARTELETRLIAEFEASNPSIKVVRTTQGPAKLIELVQTAFAEKRGPDIFNLSIEHSYSYISNARVAPVNPQAAGYKNQQAIYDNYLPEILNAVTKGGKIYGLPLEITNWCIYINKKVFRSVGLDPERDYPKTWEDMVRISEKLVIRDGDVLIRRGFDFRYPYYLVAFVPMVEQLGGKLISDDGKTAIVGDAAWIKFLTFMQQWGPSGKNLGSPTYKNARNIFNKDNNDIGMTATGLYQQGRIEKDNPEFYASKEWMVVPFPVFEEAVNNVPACYYGHFLMVNNDIPKEKQDAAWKLIGFLLSHGEDYLKDGGNIIQPTKVLLNSGTLKNMPYSDVFISDMNKAHMVYYGARSAELQTAIRSAVESVMLSGVSPEKALATLKAAAQAIIDEN; translated from the coding sequence ATGAAAAAACTAATACGTATGGTTTTCGTTGGCTGCGTGCTTTGCGGTTTGTCCGCGTGCGCTAATAAACAGGAGTCGAGTGTAATAACGTTAAATTATTGGACACATGACGATCCTGCACGTACCGAGTTGGAAACAAGGCTTATTGCGGAATTTGAAGCAAGTAATCCTTCCATTAAGGTTGTGCGAACCACACAGGGGCCTGCAAAACTTATTGAGCTTGTGCAAACCGCTTTTGCGGAGAAGCGAGGGCCTGATATTTTTAATCTTTCAATTGAGCATTCGTATTCGTATATTTCCAATGCAAGGGTGGCTCCGGTTAATCCTCAAGCTGCAGGGTATAAAAATCAACAGGCAATTTATGATAATTATCTGCCCGAAATTCTTAATGCGGTTACCAAGGGCGGCAAAATTTACGGGTTGCCTCTTGAGATTACTAACTGGTGTATTTATATCAATAAGAAAGTGTTCCGCAGTGTCGGGTTGGATCCTGAAAGAGATTATCCGAAAACATGGGAAGATATGGTGAGAATTTCAGAAAAGCTTGTTATCCGTGACGGGGATGTTTTAATTCGCCGCGGTTTTGATTTTCGGTATCCGTATTATCTTGTTGCGTTTGTTCCGATGGTTGAGCAGCTTGGCGGGAAGCTTATAAGCGATGATGGTAAAACGGCGATTGTCGGTGATGCGGCATGGATTAAATTCTTAACCTTTATGCAGCAGTGGGGACCTTCGGGGAAAAATCTCGGGTCTCCTACCTATAAGAATGCGCGTAATATTTTTAACAAGGATAATAATGACATCGGCATGACCGCAACAGGGTTGTATCAGCAGGGGAGAATCGAAAAGGATAATCCGGAATTTTATGCAAGTAAGGAGTGGATGGTTGTTCCCTTCCCTGTTTTTGAAGAAGCGGTGAATAATGTCCCCGCATGTTATTACGGGCATTTTTTAATGGTAAATAATGATATCCCGAAAGAAAAACAGGATGCCGCATGGAAGCTTATCGGATTTTTGCTTTCGCATGGGGAGGATTATTTAAAAGACGGCGGAAATATTATTCAGCCGACAAAGGTGCTGCTCAATTCCGGTACGTTAAAAAATATGCCGTATTCCGATGTTTTTATCTCCGATATGAATAAGGCTCATATGGTGTATTACGGGGCGCGCAGTGCGGAATTACAAACCGCTATCAGATCTGCAGTAGAGTCTGTGATGCTTTCGGGGGTGAGTCCGGAAAAAGCGTTGGCAACACTCAAAGCAGCGGCACAAGCAATTATAGACGAAAACTAA
- a CDS encoding anti-sigma factor family protein, which yields MSICPDKELFSAYSDGEVPSPWKEKLEDHIGRCSDCSKTFSAYQKLHDVMQQAGETPAIDLTASFEKLSIKRQDVLLARYSSKFSYEDSWLHRSVKIPLPTIAAAALLLAVCSPLLFFAKKNVPDEFIAVESDFKPIVPSAFFYGNSNSLPIHELAVKKSLYSRDLPLNSITKQAASNQTVAFTVGDFAKLYGINNKNFNDDQMVIIRLPITKLRSLNHFNNEDNTQTLVTNYSFGK from the coding sequence ATGTCTATATGCCCTGACAAAGAATTATTTTCCGCATACAGTGACGGAGAAGTCCCCTCTCCATGGAAAGAAAAACTGGAAGATCATATTGGGCGGTGTTCAGACTGCTCAAAAACTTTTTCAGCATATCAAAAACTCCATGATGTCATGCAACAAGCAGGAGAAACTCCTGCTATAGACCTTACAGCTTCTTTTGAAAAATTGAGTATCAAGCGGCAAGATGTTTTACTTGCACGATATTCTTCTAAATTTTCCTATGAAGATTCGTGGCTTCACCGTTCTGTCAAGATACCTTTACCAACGATAGCAGCCGCTGCCTTATTATTGGCAGTATGCTCTCCGCTTTTGTTTTTTGCTAAAAAAAATGTGCCGGATGAGTTTATTGCTGTAGAATCGGATTTCAAACCGATTGTTCCCAGCGCCTTTTTTTACGGTAACTCAAATAGTTTACCAATTCATGAACTTGCGGTAAAAAAATCATTATACAGCCGAGATTTACCGTTAAACTCAATTACAAAACAGGCGGCTTCAAATCAGACTGTCGCATTTACGGTAGGCGATTTTGCCAAGCTTTACGGAATAAATAATAAGAATTTTAATGATGATCAAATGGTGATTATCAGGCTACCGATTACAAAGTTACGATCTTTAAATCATTTTAACAACGAGGATAATACTCAAACGCTTGTTACAAATTATTCTTTTGGTAAATAG
- a CDS encoding RNA polymerase sigma factor, which translates to MFGSEKTLRAADENDFRLIYDSVMPVLYKVVYNIVREEDAAEDICHDALIKMMEKNMEFPSINDSKYWLIRVVKNASLNYANRRTRERKAYEKALKEDVRKSESGEITVLKEETVNTVQLALEKLPIKLRIVLQLKEYGDLNYKEIGRILGITEGNVKVRVFRAREQLAKYIGETDVYMP; encoded by the coding sequence TTGTTTGGTTCAGAGAAGACGCTGAGGGCAGCGGATGAAAATGATTTTAGATTAATCTATGATTCCGTTATGCCGGTATTATATAAGGTTGTATACAATATTGTACGGGAAGAAGATGCGGCAGAGGATATTTGCCACGATGCATTAATAAAGATGATGGAAAAAAACATGGAATTCCCGTCTATTAATGATTCAAAATATTGGCTTATTCGGGTTGTCAAAAATGCTTCGTTAAATTATGCAAACCGTAGAACGCGCGAACGTAAAGCATATGAAAAAGCTTTGAAAGAAGATGTCCGCAAGTCGGAATCCGGTGAAATTACTGTATTAAAAGAAGAAACAGTAAATACCGTTCAACTTGCATTAGAGAAGCTGCCGATAAAGTTAAGGATTGTATTACAATTAAAAGAATACGGCGATCTTAATTACAAAGAGATAGGCAGAATTTTAGGTATTACTGAAGGAAATGTAAAAGTTCGCGTGTTCAGAGCGCGAGAACAATTAGCAAAATATATAGGAGAAACAGATGTCTATATGCCCTGA
- the murB gene encoding UDP-N-acetylmuramate dehydrogenase, with the protein MPILREIPKKCKFRHLLRFNVPLAEKTGFRTGGIADVYFEPTSIEELDTAICYFFEENIPVSIIGGGTNILVADKGIRGVVVSLQKLRTIQTEKLTDGGFLVTAESGVLMQELIDFCIAQEFAGLENFGGLPGTVGGAAYMNARCYEKSISDVFYSARTLSFFEKRCILDEVKYHKEDWDYKKSPFQTEDGVKLGYNRPIILSVSFLLTQGIKKEIEALAQEKLADRTTKGHFRAPSGGSTFKNNRNFGKPSGKIIDEAGLRGLRVGGAQVAPWHGNFIINEHNATAADIRTLIETVQRKIFESNGIRLEPEILYAGEWN; encoded by the coding sequence ATGCCTATTTTACGAGAAATACCGAAAAAGTGCAAGTTCCGACATTTATTGCGTTTTAATGTTCCTCTGGCGGAAAAAACAGGTTTCCGAACCGGTGGCATTGCAGATGTATATTTTGAGCCGACCTCCATAGAAGAGTTAGACACCGCAATTTGTTATTTTTTTGAAGAAAACATCCCTGTTTCGATAATCGGAGGTGGAACAAATATTTTAGTAGCCGATAAAGGAATAAGAGGGGTGGTTGTTTCTTTGCAAAAGCTACGTACAATTCAAACGGAAAAACTAACAGACGGCGGCTTTTTAGTAACAGCCGAGTCCGGTGTTTTAATGCAAGAATTGATTGATTTTTGTATTGCACAAGAGTTCGCAGGTTTGGAAAATTTTGGCGGTCTTCCAGGCACTGTTGGCGGTGCGGCCTATATGAATGCGCGATGCTATGAAAAATCGATTTCCGATGTATTTTACAGTGCCAGAACACTGTCTTTTTTTGAAAAAAGATGTATACTGGATGAAGTAAAATATCATAAGGAAGATTGGGATTATAAAAAATCCCCTTTTCAAACGGAAGATGGAGTCAAATTGGGGTATAATCGTCCGATAATCCTTTCAGTAAGTTTTTTACTTACGCAAGGAATAAAGAAAGAGATTGAAGCTCTTGCACAGGAAAAACTTGCCGATAGAACTACAAAAGGACATTTTCGGGCACCGTCCGGAGGAAGTACTTTTAAAAACAATAGAAATTTCGGAAAGCCTTCCGGAAAGATTATTGATGAAGCGGGACTTCGCGGCTTACGAGTTGGAGGAGCCCAAGTTGCACCTTGGCATGGCAATTTTATTATAAATGAACACAATGCCACGGCAGCGGATATTCGCACGTTAATAGAAACAGTACAAAGGAAAATTTTTGAATCGAATGGTATTAGACTTGAGCCTGAAATATTATATGCAGGAGAATGGAATTAA